Proteins co-encoded in one Cupriavidus taiwanensis genomic window:
- the motA gene encoding flagellar motor stator protein MotA, translating to MLVVLGYVVVVAAVLGGYAMTGGHMGALYQPAEVVIIAGAAIGAFIATNTGKAIKATARALPGLFKSSKYKKELYLDVMSLLYVLLSKARREGILFLEKEIADPAASSVFSQYPRILSDPVVMEFLTDYLRMMVNGNMNAFEIEALMDHEIETFRHEAEIPAHALSRVGDGLPAFGIVAAVMGVVHALGSADLPPAELGALIAHAMVGTFLGILLAYGFISPLAARIELQVSENVKVYECIKVVLLASLNGYAPLVAVEFGRKVLYSTVRPSFLELDDHVREVKSLN from the coding sequence GTGCTAGTAGTTCTTGGCTATGTCGTCGTGGTAGCGGCGGTGCTTGGCGGATACGCCATGACCGGCGGCCATATGGGCGCGCTATATCAACCTGCCGAAGTGGTGATCATCGCGGGCGCCGCCATCGGCGCCTTCATCGCCACCAATACCGGCAAGGCCATCAAGGCCACCGCACGCGCACTGCCGGGCCTGTTCAAGAGTTCCAAGTACAAGAAAGAGCTGTACCTGGACGTCATGTCGCTGCTCTACGTGCTGCTGTCCAAGGCACGCCGCGAGGGCATCCTGTTCCTGGAAAAGGAAATCGCCGATCCCGCCGCCAGCAGCGTGTTCAGCCAGTACCCGCGCATCCTGTCGGATCCGGTGGTGATGGAATTCCTCACCGACTACCTGCGCATGATGGTCAACGGCAACATGAATGCGTTCGAGATCGAGGCCCTGATGGACCACGAGATCGAGACCTTCCGCCATGAAGCCGAGATCCCCGCGCATGCGCTGTCGCGCGTCGGCGATGGCCTGCCCGCGTTCGGCATCGTCGCCGCGGTGATGGGCGTGGTGCATGCGCTGGGTTCGGCCGACCTGCCGCCGGCCGAGCTGGGCGCGCTGATCGCGCACGCCATGGTCGGCACCTTCCTCGGCATCCTGCTGGCCTACGGCTTTATCTCGCCGCTGGCCGCGCGCATCGAGCTCCAGGTGTCCGAGAACGTCAAGGTCTACGAGTGCATCAAGGTGGTGCTGCTGGCCTCCCTGAACGGCTACGCGCCGCTGGTGGCGGTGGAATTCGGCCGCAAGGTGCTGTACTCCACGGTGCGTCCGTCGTTCCTGGAACTGGACGACCACGTGCGTGAAGTCAAGAGCCTGAACTAA
- the flhC gene encoding flagellar transcriptional regulator FlhC: MTALLQAEPNRSYTATSVPSRKSVLQDANQTQLAIELIGLGARLQVLEAETTLSRDRLIRLYKELRGVSPPKGMLPFSTDWFTTWLPNIHSSLFFSAYQFMVQEGETVGIRAVVAAYRLYLEHVSLLGGEIVLSFTRAWTLVRFFESNMLQLSRCTCCGGQFVTHAYEPHANFVCSLCRPPSRAGKVKKLSKDAAAVQTSA, from the coding sequence TTGACCGCGCTCCTGCAGGCCGAGCCAAACCGGAGCTACACGGCCACCTCCGTTCCCAGCCGCAAGAGCGTGCTCCAGGATGCCAACCAGACCCAGCTCGCGATCGAGCTGATCGGCCTGGGTGCGCGCCTGCAGGTGCTTGAAGCCGAGACCACGCTGTCGCGTGACCGGCTGATCCGCCTGTACAAGGAGCTGCGCGGCGTCTCGCCCCCCAAGGGCATGCTGCCCTTTTCGACCGACTGGTTCACCACCTGGCTGCCGAATATCCACTCGTCGCTGTTCTTCTCCGCTTACCAGTTCATGGTGCAGGAAGGCGAGACCGTGGGCATCCGCGCGGTGGTGGCTGCGTACCGCCTGTACCTCGAGCATGTTTCGCTGCTCGGCGGTGAAATTGTCTTAAGTTTCACGCGGGCCTGGACGTTAGTACGGTTCTTCGAGAGCAACATGCTGCAGCTGTCCCGGTGCACGTGTTGCGGCGGACAGTTTGTCACGCACGCGTATGAGCCGCACGCAAACTTCGTGTGCAGCCTGTGCCGTCCGCCGTCACGCGCAGGGAAAGTGAAGAAGCTCTCGAAAGACGCCGCCGCCGTGCAGACCAGCGCCTGA
- the flhD gene encoding flagellar transcriptional regulator FlhD has protein sequence MESSEVLQEIREVNLAYLLLAQRLVRENQVEAMFRLGVSKEIADILAKLTSAQLVKLAASNMVLCRFRFDDHALLSTLTHTAKSHDMQQIHAAILLARQPVESLN, from the coding sequence TTGGAAAGCAGTGAAGTTCTCCAGGAGATCAGGGAGGTTAACCTCGCCTATCTGCTGCTCGCGCAACGCCTTGTGCGCGAAAACCAGGTCGAAGCCATGTTCAGGCTAGGGGTCAGCAAGGAAATTGCGGATATCCTTGCCAAGCTGACCTCGGCGCAACTCGTCAAGCTGGCGGCATCCAATATGGTGCTGTGCAGGTTCCGCTTCGACGACCACGCGCTTCTGTCCACCCTCACCCACACGGCCAAGAGCCATGACATGCAGCAGATCCACGCCGCGATCCTGCTCGCACGTCAGCCTGTGGAGTCGCTCAATTGA
- a CDS encoding methyl-accepting chemotaxis protein — translation MRNNQPVTQREYPLSPSDYLISRTDLKGRITFANRTFIEASGFAAEELLGAPHNLVRHPDMPPEAFADLWQDLQAGRTWMGVVKNRRKNGDFYWVNATVTPTRVDGRVVGYTSVRSMATREQVQAAGAAYARFRAGSADGLAIRHGAVVRTGLRGLAQGLLRLNLKRRILWAQAGGLVWFLAALVAVEMLGGSGAAGLRPWLWGGFALALASSFAAGTMLLARVNRPVRDMLDFALRMGAGDLTTRFEHRSADEIGALAQAMQTMQRSLLSVVHEIQEGMASISTATRQVAAGNNDLSQRTEQQAASLEQTASSMEELTGTVRQNADNARQASGLAANASDTALRGGEVVGRVVQTMDEINDASKKIVDIIGVIEGIAFQTNILALNAAVEAARAGEQGRGFAVVAGEVRSLAQRSANAAKEIKGLIGDTVARVDNGSALVGQAGKTMEEIVQAVKRVTDIMGEISAASAEQSSGIEQVNQAVAQMDEVTQQNAALVEEAAAAAGALEEQALRLRDAVATFRVSMQAEVRPQRQPAHARGDAALARA, via the coding sequence ATGCGAAACAACCAACCCGTTACGCAGCGCGAGTACCCGCTGTCTCCGTCCGACTACCTGATCTCGCGCACCGACCTCAAGGGTCGTATCACCTTTGCCAACCGCACCTTTATCGAGGCCAGCGGCTTTGCGGCGGAAGAACTGCTGGGCGCGCCGCACAACCTGGTGCGCCATCCCGACATGCCGCCCGAGGCGTTTGCCGACCTGTGGCAAGACCTGCAGGCCGGGCGCACATGGATGGGCGTGGTCAAGAACCGCCGCAAGAACGGCGACTTCTACTGGGTCAATGCGACCGTGACGCCGACGCGCGTCGACGGCCGCGTGGTGGGCTACACCTCGGTGCGCTCGATGGCGACGCGCGAGCAGGTGCAGGCCGCGGGCGCCGCCTATGCGCGCTTTCGCGCGGGCAGTGCCGACGGGCTGGCGATCCGCCACGGCGCGGTGGTGCGCACCGGCCTGCGCGGGCTGGCGCAGGGGCTGCTGCGGCTGAACCTGAAGCGCCGCATCCTGTGGGCCCAGGCCGGCGGGCTGGTGTGGTTCCTGGCCGCGCTGGTCGCGGTGGAAATGCTGGGCGGCAGCGGCGCGGCCGGCCTGCGCCCGTGGCTGTGGGGCGGCTTTGCGCTGGCGCTGGCGTCGTCCTTCGCCGCCGGGACCATGCTGCTGGCACGCGTGAACCGGCCGGTGCGCGACATGCTGGACTTCGCGCTGCGCATGGGCGCGGGCGACCTGACCACGCGCTTCGAGCACCGCAGCGCCGACGAGATCGGCGCGTTGGCGCAGGCGATGCAGACCATGCAGCGCAGCCTGCTGTCGGTGGTGCATGAGATCCAGGAGGGCATGGCCAGCATCTCGACCGCGACGCGCCAGGTGGCCGCCGGCAACAATGACCTGTCGCAGCGCACCGAGCAGCAGGCGGCGTCGCTGGAGCAGACCGCGTCGAGCATGGAAGAGCTGACCGGCACGGTGCGCCAGAACGCCGACAACGCGCGCCAGGCCAGCGGGCTGGCGGCCAACGCATCGGACACGGCGCTGCGCGGCGGCGAAGTGGTGGGCCGGGTGGTGCAGACCATGGACGAGATCAACGATGCCTCGAAGAAGATCGTCGACATCATCGGCGTGATCGAAGGCATCGCGTTCCAGACCAACATCCTGGCGCTGAACGCGGCGGTGGAAGCCGCGCGCGCGGGCGAGCAGGGCCGCGGCTTCGCGGTAGTGGCGGGCGAGGTGCGCAGCCTGGCGCAGCGCAGCGCCAACGCGGCCAAGGAGATCAAGGGCCTGATCGGCGATACCGTGGCACGCGTCGACAACGGCTCGGCACTGGTTGGCCAGGCCGGCAAGACCATGGAGGAGATCGTGCAGGCGGTCAAGCGCGTGACCGACATCATGGGCGAGATCAGCGCGGCGTCGGCCGAGCAGAGCTCGGGCATCGAGCAGGTGAACCAGGCGGTGGCGCAGATGGACGAGGTGACGCAGCAGAACGCGGCGCTGGTCGAAGAAGCCGCCGCCGCCGCGGGCGCGCTGGAAGAGCAGGCGCTGCGGCTGCGCGATGCCGTGGCGACCTTCCGCGTCAGCATGCAGGCGGAGGTGCGGCCGCAGCGCCAGCCCGCGCATGCGCGCGGCGATGCAGCGCTGGCACGGGCCTAG
- a CDS encoding chemotaxis protein CheW: MQHIDKADGAGEEFLAFTLGREEYGVDILKVQEIRGYESVTQIANAPDYIKGVINLRGIIVPIIDLRIKFRQPNVSYDQYTVVIIVDLNDRTTGIVVDGVSDVLTLAAAQIKPTPHFSGELATDYIRGLGSVEQRMLILVDIEKLLNTEELAALEAVS; this comes from the coding sequence ATGCAGCACATCGACAAGGCAGACGGCGCGGGCGAGGAGTTCCTGGCCTTTACCCTGGGCCGCGAGGAATACGGCGTCGATATCCTGAAGGTGCAGGAGATCCGCGGCTACGAGTCGGTCACCCAGATCGCGAATGCGCCCGACTACATCAAGGGCGTGATCAACCTGCGCGGCATCATCGTGCCGATCATCGACCTGCGCATCAAGTTCCGCCAGCCCAACGTCAGCTACGACCAGTACACGGTCGTGATCATCGTCGATCTCAACGATCGCACCACCGGCATCGTGGTGGACGGCGTCTCCGACGTGCTGACGCTCGCCGCCGCGCAGATCAAGCCCACGCCGCACTTCTCCGGCGAACTGGCGACCGACTATATCCGCGGCCTGGGCTCGGTCGAGCAGCGCATGCTGATCCTGGTCGATATCGAGAAGCTGCTCAACACCGAGGAACTGGCCGCACTGGAAGCGGTGTCCTGA
- a CDS encoding DUF4088 family protein: MTTDITLALPQEDAARLRKEFDQFIGVSTGLDREFLPPEFHDFLRARLLQHDGPLTERAVSRLLSGGEYGWARRVFDKQLPNALAALMRDAQRFGFGLAVQPGWSGEQRLAHAREWAAQVLAECGADSAYTEALATQVAASAEDLRALEERMRTPAWRLAESLRQRAYDLMYALQIEANEATGRARVGELRGMLGLALEYGSIQPDEAARVLEQVERVRPALFREAPDDVFARLAAWLRRLVGT; this comes from the coding sequence ATGACGACCGATATCACCCTGGCCTTGCCGCAAGAGGACGCGGCCAGGCTGCGCAAGGAATTCGACCAGTTCATCGGGGTCTCGACCGGGCTGGACCGCGAGTTCCTGCCGCCCGAGTTCCATGATTTCCTGCGCGCGCGGCTGCTGCAGCATGACGGCCCGCTGACCGAGCGCGCGGTCTCGCGGCTGCTGTCCGGGGGGGAATACGGCTGGGCGCGCCGCGTGTTCGACAAGCAGTTGCCCAATGCGCTCGCGGCGCTGATGCGCGACGCCCAGCGCTTCGGCTTCGGCCTGGCGGTGCAGCCCGGCTGGAGCGGCGAGCAGCGCCTCGCGCATGCGCGCGAATGGGCGGCGCAGGTGCTGGCCGAGTGCGGCGCCGACAGCGCCTATACCGAGGCCCTGGCCACCCAGGTGGCGGCGTCCGCGGAAGACCTGCGCGCGCTGGAAGAGCGCATGCGCACGCCGGCCTGGCGCCTGGCCGAGAGCCTGCGCCAGCGCGCCTATGACCTGATGTACGCGCTGCAGATCGAAGCCAACGAAGCCACCGGCCGCGCGCGCGTGGGCGAGCTGCGCGGCATGCTGGGCCTGGCGCTGGAGTACGGATCAATCCAGCCGGATGAGGCCGCGCGCGTGCTGGAGCAGGTGGAGCGCGTGCGCCCGGCATTGTTCCGGGAAGCCCCCGACGATGTGTTCGCGCGTCTGGCGGCATGGCTGCGCCGCCTGGTCGGAACTTGA
- a CDS encoding response regulator, translating to MSSPSILVVDDSPSLRRMIGACLRAGGFDVTEAADGDQAHALAVAGRFGMLVTDQVMPGMDGLTLIRSLRATPRYARLPILMLTTEQDGGIREQARAAGASGFLPKPFDPDGLMQAVAALLQDASPSSDG from the coding sequence ATGTCATCGCCCAGCATCCTCGTTGTCGACGATTCTCCTTCGCTACGCCGCATGATCGGCGCCTGCCTGCGCGCCGGAGGGTTTGATGTCACCGAGGCCGCGGACGGGGACCAGGCGCATGCGCTGGCCGTGGCCGGCCGCTTCGGCATGCTGGTCACCGACCAGGTCATGCCCGGCATGGACGGCCTCACGCTGATCCGCAGCCTGCGCGCCACGCCGCGCTACGCGCGCCTGCCGATCCTGATGCTGACCACCGAGCAGGACGGCGGCATCCGCGAGCAGGCCCGCGCCGCGGGCGCGTCGGGCTTCCTGCCCAAGCCGTTCGACCCCGACGGCCTGATGCAGGCCGTGGCCGCGCTGCTGCAGGACGCATCCCCCTCCTCGGATGGGTAA
- the motB gene encoding flagellar motor protein MotB: protein MSSAHDMRPIIVRRPKSHARPHGNHSWKIAYADFMTAMMALFLVLWLLSSANKKTLEGIAEYFRMPLKAAIVGGEKSSQSPSVIPGGGMDVMRKDGDVMRARNNDPSDEQRRNEQQEAQRLRALKQRLEQIIENNPVLRQFRPQLLLDITSEGLRIQILDTQNRPMFRTGSAIVESYMRTILREIGPVLNELPNKVSLSGHTDAANYSNGERTYSNWELSGDRANASRRELIAGGMQEGKVLRVLGLAATMPLDKQDLLAPVNRRISIVVLNQKAQARFEAESASAAEVTVAAQSGKAAQEMQAGLAAASAPAATPAATSATGPAAAPDPGSKP, encoded by the coding sequence ATGAGCAGCGCACACGATATGCGTCCGATCATCGTCCGCCGGCCGAAATCGCACGCCAGGCCGCACGGCAACCACAGCTGGAAGATCGCCTACGCCGACTTCATGACGGCGATGATGGCGCTGTTCCTGGTGCTGTGGCTGCTGTCCAGCGCCAACAAGAAGACGCTGGAAGGCATTGCCGAGTACTTCCGCATGCCGCTCAAGGCCGCCATCGTCGGCGGCGAGAAAAGCAGCCAGTCGCCCAGCGTGATCCCGGGCGGGGGCATGGATGTCATGCGCAAGGACGGCGACGTCATGCGCGCCCGCAACAATGACCCCAGCGACGAACAGCGCCGCAACGAGCAGCAGGAAGCGCAGCGCCTGCGCGCGCTCAAGCAGCGCCTGGAACAGATCATCGAGAACAACCCGGTGCTGCGCCAGTTCCGGCCGCAGCTGCTGCTGGACATCACCAGCGAGGGCCTGCGCATCCAGATCCTGGATACGCAGAACCGCCCCATGTTCCGCACCGGCAGCGCCATTGTCGAAAGCTATATGCGCACCATCCTGCGCGAGATCGGCCCGGTGCTGAACGAGCTGCCCAACAAGGTCAGCCTGTCCGGCCATACCGACGCGGCCAATTATTCCAACGGCGAGCGCACCTACAGCAACTGGGAGCTGTCCGGCGACCGCGCCAACGCGTCGCGTCGCGAGCTGATCGCGGGCGGCATGCAGGAAGGCAAGGTGCTGCGCGTGCTGGGCCTGGCCGCGACCATGCCGCTGGACAAGCAGGACCTGCTGGCACCGGTGAACCGCCGCATCAGCATCGTGGTGCTGAACCAGAAGGCGCAGGCGCGCTTCGAGGCCGAGAGCGCCAGCGCCGCCGAGGTCACGGTGGCGGCGCAGTCCGGCAAGGCCGCGCAGGAGATGCAGGCAGGGCTGGCGGCAGCCTCCGCACCGGCAGCAACACCGGCAGCAACATCGGCAACAGGGCCGGCTGCAGCGCCGGACCCGGGCAGCAAACCATGA
- the cheA gene encoding chemotaxis protein CheA: MSVDIDITQFYQTFFEEAEELLVEMEQLLLGLDIEAPDAEHLNAIFRAAHSIKGGAATFGFAALTETTHIFENLLDRTRRQELALTRTIIDTFLETKDVLQDQLNAYRNGTEPDPETLKRICAVLQQLAQEAAGHDAAPAPAAAPAPAPVAAAATAAPAGGGLKIRLIKVSASDQALLREELANLGEITGQQEANGELVVWLNTQCSADDIIAVCCFVIDIDQIVIEAAADAPEAAPAQTEVAPPAPAPVAAAPAPAAPAAREKAKAAPAPAPAHGEGSIRVPTEKVDQIINLVGELVITQSMLAQTASSLDPVLFDRLFSGMGQLERNARDLQEAVMSIRMMPMDYVFSRFPRLVRDLASKLGKQIDLVTFGKATELDKSLIERIIDPLTHLVRNSLDHGIETPDKRIAAGKDPTGQLILSAQHHGGNIVIEVSDDGGGLNRERILAKAIQNGLPVSDTITDEEVWQLIFAPGFSTAEVITDVSGRGVGMDVVKRNIQEMGGHVQISSRPGLGTTIRIVLPLTLAILDGMSVKVGEETFILPLNCVMESLQPKAEDVHTAANSDRIMHVRGEYLPLLEMHRVFNVANALQEPTQGIAVILQAEGKRFALLVDQLIGQHQVVLKNLETNYRKVPCISAATILGDGSVALIVDVGALQRTGVRRQEPALAQ, translated from the coding sequence ATGTCTGTCGATATCGATATCACTCAGTTTTACCAGACCTTCTTCGAGGAAGCGGAAGAGCTGCTCGTCGAAATGGAGCAGTTGCTGCTCGGCCTGGACATCGAGGCGCCCGATGCCGAGCATCTGAACGCGATCTTCCGCGCCGCGCATTCGATCAAGGGCGGCGCCGCCACCTTCGGCTTCGCCGCGCTGACCGAGACCACCCACATCTTCGAGAACCTGCTGGACCGCACGCGCCGGCAGGAACTGGCGTTGACCCGGACCATCATCGACACCTTTCTGGAAACCAAGGACGTGTTGCAAGACCAGCTCAACGCCTACCGCAACGGCACCGAACCCGATCCGGAAACGCTGAAGCGCATCTGCGCGGTGCTGCAGCAGCTGGCACAGGAAGCCGCCGGCCATGACGCGGCACCGGCACCCGCCGCGGCGCCGGCGCCCGCACCTGTCGCTGCCGCCGCTACTGCCGCGCCCGCGGGCGGCGGCCTGAAGATCCGGCTGATCAAGGTATCGGCATCCGACCAGGCGCTGCTGCGCGAAGAACTGGCCAACCTGGGCGAGATCACCGGGCAGCAGGAAGCCAACGGCGAACTGGTGGTGTGGCTCAACACCCAATGCAGCGCCGACGACATCATCGCGGTGTGCTGCTTCGTGATCGACATCGACCAGATCGTGATCGAAGCCGCGGCCGACGCGCCGGAGGCGGCGCCGGCCCAGACCGAGGTTGCGCCGCCCGCGCCCGCACCAGTGGCCGCGGCCCCGGCCCCGGCCGCCCCCGCCGCGCGTGAAAAAGCCAAGGCCGCACCGGCCCCCGCGCCCGCGCACGGCGAAGGCTCGATCCGCGTCCCCACGGAAAAAGTCGACCAGATCATCAACCTGGTGGGCGAACTGGTGATCACGCAATCGATGCTGGCGCAGACCGCATCGTCGCTGGACCCGGTGCTGTTCGACCGCCTGTTCTCCGGGATGGGCCAGCTCGAGCGCAATGCGCGCGACCTGCAGGAAGCGGTGATGTCGATCCGCATGATGCCGATGGACTACGTGTTCTCGCGCTTCCCGCGGCTGGTGCGCGACCTGGCCAGCAAGCTTGGCAAGCAGATCGACCTGGTCACCTTCGGCAAGGCTACCGAGCTCGACAAGAGCCTGATCGAACGCATCATCGATCCGCTCACGCACCTGGTGCGCAACAGCCTGGACCACGGCATCGAGACCCCCGACAAGCGCATTGCCGCCGGCAAGGACCCGACCGGCCAGCTGATCCTGTCCGCGCAGCACCACGGCGGCAATATCGTCATCGAGGTCAGCGACGACGGCGGCGGCCTGAACCGCGAGCGCATCCTGGCCAAGGCGATCCAGAACGGCCTGCCGGTGTCCGATACCATCACCGACGAGGAAGTCTGGCAGCTGATCTTCGCGCCGGGCTTTTCCACTGCGGAGGTCATTACCGACGTGTCCGGCCGCGGCGTGGGCATGGACGTGGTCAAGCGCAACATCCAGGAGATGGGCGGCCACGTCCAGATCAGCTCGCGCCCGGGCCTGGGCACCACCATCCGCATCGTGCTGCCGCTGACGCTGGCCATCCTGGACGGCATGTCGGTCAAGGTGGGCGAAGAGACCTTCATCCTGCCGCTGAACTGCGTGATGGAGTCGCTGCAGCCCAAGGCCGAAGACGTGCATACCGCGGCCAATTCGGACCGCATCATGCACGTGCGCGGCGAATACCTGCCGCTGCTGGAGATGCACCGCGTGTTCAACGTCGCCAACGCGCTGCAGGAACCCACGCAAGGCATCGCCGTGATCCTGCAGGCCGAAGGCAAGCGCTTTGCGCTGCTGGTGGACCAGCTGATCGGCCAGCACCAGGTGGTGCTGAAGAACCTGGAAACCAACTACCGCAAGGTGCCGTGCATTTCCGCGGCCACCATTCTTGGCGACGGCAGCGTGGCGCTGATCGTCGATGTCGGTGCGCTGCAGCGCACCGGCGTGCGCCGGCAGGAACCGGCGCTGGCGCAGTAA
- a CDS encoding chemotaxis protein CheW, whose amino-acid sequence MAGIGHIDTPGSDASGQEFLVFTLGSEEYGIDILKVQEIRSYETVTRISSAPDFIKGVTNLRGVIVPIVDLRLKFRLGNVRYDHQTVVIILNVAGRVVGIVVDGVSDVLTLTGEAIKPAPEFGVSISTEHLTGLGTIDGRMLVLIDIEKLMTSPEMALVEAEYA is encoded by the coding sequence ATGGCCGGCATCGGACACATCGATACCCCCGGAAGCGACGCTTCGGGCCAGGAGTTCCTGGTCTTCACGCTGGGGTCGGAGGAATACGGCATCGACATCCTCAAGGTGCAGGAGATCCGCAGCTACGAGACCGTCACGCGCATTTCCAGCGCGCCCGACTTCATCAAGGGCGTGACCAACCTGCGCGGCGTGATCGTGCCCATCGTCGACCTGCGCCTGAAGTTCCGCCTGGGCAACGTGCGCTACGACCACCAGACCGTGGTCATCATCCTGAACGTGGCCGGCCGGGTGGTCGGCATCGTGGTGGATGGCGTGTCGGACGTGCTGACGCTGACCGGCGAGGCGATCAAGCCCGCACCGGAGTTCGGCGTGTCGATCTCGACCGAGCACCTGACCGGCCTGGGCACCATCGACGGCCGCATGCTGGTGCTGATCGATATCGAGAAGCTGATGACCAGCCCCGAGATGGCACTGGTCGAAGCCGAGTACGCCTGA
- a CDS encoding methyl-accepting chemotaxis protein, with product MHWFNQLRVTTRLVAGFLVVAVIGAVMGLLGVVNMGRMADWTGKIYHGDLRALKAVQDANINLVYASRSQIALLSASTMGERTIEKEQIAKSLAAMDERIRQVAGAFEKPEGKALVKQYQDLSPAFRARMEKYVELVSKQPLDTSQFESQVFSESADLLKDSHALEAVMLQMVKRRDDRARNNMEEARSVYDQTRLWMLGLVLGGLALSVLLGVLLARALSRQLGGEPAYAAAIAARIAEGDFSSPVATRAGDKSSLVYAMQQMQQHLSRMVRDFKASAESIGSASREIAAGNNDLSQRTEQQAASLEQTASSMEELTGTVRQNADNARQASGLAANASDTALRGGEVVGRVVQTMDEINDASKKIVDIIGVIEGIAFQTNILALNAAVEAARAGEQGRGFAVVAGEVRSLAQRSANAAKEIKGLIGDTVARVDNGSALVGQAGKTMEEIVQAVKRVTDIMGEISAASAEQSSGIEQVNQAVAQMDEVTQQNAALVEEAAAAAGALEEQASHLQSAVATFRLAAEDAQASFSLPDAKPVCAAVVPGKTAGKGRTLASHKRAAAASSAASAEADASHAVEPAQLAPAVATARTPRPALAGADNGDWSAF from the coding sequence ATGCATTGGTTCAATCAATTGCGCGTCACGACCAGGCTGGTTGCCGGATTCCTGGTGGTTGCCGTGATCGGCGCCGTGATGGGGCTGCTGGGCGTCGTCAACATGGGCCGCATGGCCGACTGGACCGGCAAGATCTACCACGGCGACCTGCGCGCGCTGAAGGCGGTGCAGGACGCCAACATCAACCTGGTCTACGCCAGCCGCTCGCAGATCGCGCTGCTGTCGGCATCGACCATGGGCGAGCGCACGATCGAGAAGGAGCAGATCGCCAAATCGCTGGCCGCGATGGATGAACGCATCCGCCAGGTGGCTGGCGCCTTCGAGAAGCCCGAGGGCAAGGCGCTGGTCAAGCAGTACCAGGACCTGTCGCCGGCGTTCCGCGCGCGCATGGAGAAGTATGTCGAGCTGGTCAGCAAGCAGCCGCTCGATACCTCGCAGTTCGAGAGCCAGGTGTTCTCCGAAAGTGCCGACCTGCTCAAGGACAGCCATGCGCTGGAAGCGGTGATGCTGCAGATGGTCAAGCGCCGCGACGACCGCGCCCGCAACAACATGGAAGAAGCGCGCAGCGTCTACGACCAGACCCGGCTGTGGATGCTGGGCCTGGTGCTGGGCGGCCTGGCGCTGTCGGTGCTGCTGGGCGTGCTGCTGGCGCGCGCGCTGTCGCGCCAGCTGGGCGGCGAGCCGGCGTATGCCGCGGCCATCGCCGCACGCATTGCCGAGGGCGATTTCTCGTCGCCGGTGGCCACCCGGGCGGGCGACAAGAGCAGCCTGGTCTATGCGATGCAGCAGATGCAGCAGCACCTGTCGCGCATGGTGCGGGATTTCAAGGCCTCGGCCGAATCGATCGGCAGCGCCTCGCGCGAGATTGCCGCCGGCAACAACGACCTGTCGCAGCGTACCGAGCAGCAGGCGGCGTCGCTGGAGCAGACCGCGTCGAGCATGGAAGAGCTGACCGGCACGGTGCGCCAGAACGCCGACAACGCGCGCCAGGCCAGCGGGCTGGCGGCCAACGCATCGGACACGGCGCTGCGCGGCGGCGAAGTGGTGGGCCGGGTGGTGCAGACCATGGACGAGATCAACGATGCCTCGAAGAAGATCGTCGACATCATCGGCGTGATCGAAGGCATCGCGTTCCAGACCAACATCCTGGCGCTGAACGCGGCGGTGGAAGCCGCGCGCGCGGGCGAGCAGGGCCGCGGCTTCGCGGTAGTGGCGGGCGAGGTGCGCAGCCTGGCGCAGCGCAGCGCCAACGCGGCCAAGGAGATCAAGGGCCTGATCGGCGATACCGTGGCACGCGTCGACAACGGCTCGGCACTGGTTGGCCAGGCCGGCAAGACCATGGAGGAGATCGTGCAGGCGGTCAAGCGCGTGACCGACATCATGGGCGAGATCAGCGCGGCGTCGGCCGAGCAGAGCTCGGGCATCGAGCAGGTGAACCAGGCGGTGGCGCAGATGGACGAGGTGACGCAGCAGAACGCGGCGCTGGTCGAAGAAGCCGCCGCCGCCGCGGGCGCGCTGGAAGAGCAGGCCAGCCACCTGCAGTCCGCGGTGGCCACGTTCCGCCTCGCCGCGGAGGATGCGCAGGCATCGTTCTCGTTGCCCGACGCGAAGCCGGTTTGCGCCGCAGTGGTGCCTGGCAAGACGGCGGGAAAGGGGCGCACGCTTGCCTCCCACAAGCGCGCGGCCGCGGCAAGCTCAGCGGCATCGGCTGAAGCCGACGCGTCGCACGCCGTCGAGCCTGCGCAGCTGGCGCCGGCGGTCGCCACCGCGCGCACGCCACGGCCTGCGCTGGCTGGTGCCGACAATGGCGACTGGAGCGCATTCTGA